One window from the genome of Enterobacteriaceae bacterium Kacie_13 encodes:
- the queE gene encoding 7-carboxy-7-deazaguanine synthase QueE — protein sequence MQYPINEMFETLQGEGYFTGVPAIFVRLQGCPVGCSWCDTKHTWDKIADREVDMQRILVKTEESDAWGNATSEQLLEIIVQHGYTARHIVITGGEPCIYDLMPLTMLLEKNGFSCQIETSGTHEVRCSVNTWVTVSPKVNMRGGYDILPQALKRADEVKHPVARQRDIDALDVLLETLTDSKARIIALQPISQKEEATKLCIATCIARNWRLSMQTHKYLNIA from the coding sequence ATGCAGTACCCGATTAATGAGATGTTCGAAACCCTGCAAGGGGAAGGTTATTTTACCGGCGTGCCGGCGATTTTTGTGCGCCTGCAAGGCTGTCCGGTGGGTTGCAGCTGGTGCGACACCAAACACACCTGGGATAAAATTGCCGATCGGGAAGTCGATATGCAGCGCATTCTGGTCAAAACCGAAGAAAGTGATGCCTGGGGTAACGCGACCTCCGAGCAGTTACTGGAAATCATCGTGCAGCATGGGTACACCGCGCGTCATATCGTCATCACCGGTGGTGAACCGTGTATTTACGATCTGATGCCGCTGACCATGCTGCTGGAAAAAAACGGGTTCAGTTGCCAGATAGAAACCAGCGGAACACACGAAGTGCGCTGCTCGGTAAATACCTGGGTGACCGTGTCGCCAAAAGTGAATATGCGCGGTGGCTATGACATTCTGCCGCAGGCGCTGAAACGTGCTGATGAAGTGAAACATCCGGTGGCGCGTCAGCGTGATATCGACGCACTGGATGTTTTGCTGGAAACACTGACTGACAGTAAAGCGCGTATTATCGCCCTGCAACCTATCAGTCAAAAAGAAGAAGCCACCAAACTTTGCATTGCGACCTGCATTGCAAGGAACTGGCGGCTATCAATGCAGACACACAAATACCTGAACATCGCTTAA
- the queD gene encoding 6-carboxytetrahydropterin synthase QueD encodes MTTTLFKDFQFEAAHHLPHVPAGHKCGRLHGHSFTVRIEITGEVDPHTGWVMDFADLKAAFNPTLDRLDHYNLNDIPGLENPTSEVLAEWIWNEMKPKLPLLSAVRVKETCTAGCVYKG; translated from the coding sequence ATGACCACCACATTATTTAAAGATTTTCAGTTCGAAGCCGCCCATCATTTACCGCATGTGCCCGCTGGCCATAAATGCGGACGGTTGCACGGCCACTCTTTCACCGTGCGTATCGAAATTACCGGTGAAGTGGATCCGCATACCGGCTGGGTGATGGATTTCGCCGATCTGAAAGCAGCGTTCAATCCGACACTGGATCGTCTCGATCATTATAATTTGAACGATATTCCCGGGTTAGAAAACCCGACCAGCGAAGTTCTGGCCGAGTGGATTTGGAATGAGATGAAGCCGAAGTTACCTTTGCTTTCCGCCGTGCGTGTGAAAGAAACCTGCACAGCGGGTTGCGTATATAAAGGCTAG
- a CDS encoding phosphopyruvate hydratase, with the protein MSKIVKVIGREIIDSRGNPTVEAEVHLEGGFVGLAAAPSGASTGSREALELRDGDKSRFLGKGVLKAVAAVNGPIAQAVTGKDAKDQANIDKIMIDLDGTENKSNFGANAILAVSLAAAKAAAASKGLPLYAHIAELNGTPGKYSMPLPMMNIINGGEHADNNVDIQEFMIQPVGAKTLKEAIRMGSEVFHTLAKVLKSKGMGTAVGDEGGYAPNLGSNAEALSVIAEAVKAAGYELGKDITLAMDCAASEFYKDGKYVLAGEGNKAFTSEEFTHFLEDLTKQYPIVSIEDGLDESDWDGFAYQTKVLGDKIQLVGDDLFVTNTKILKEGIDKGIVNSILIKFNQIGSLTETLAAIKMAKDAGYTAVISHRSGETEDATIADLAVGTAAGQIKTGSMSRSDRVAKYNQLIRIEEALAAQGTPAPFNGLKEVKGQ; encoded by the coding sequence ATGTCTAAAATCGTTAAAGTTATCGGCCGTGAAATCATCGACTCCCGTGGTAACCCGACTGTAGAAGCTGAAGTTCATCTGGAAGGCGGTTTCGTTGGTTTGGCAGCTGCGCCATCAGGTGCATCTACAGGTTCCCGCGAAGCGCTGGAACTGCGTGACGGTGACAAATCTCGTTTCCTGGGCAAAGGCGTTCTGAAAGCCGTTGCTGCTGTTAACGGTCCTATCGCTCAGGCTGTAACCGGTAAAGACGCGAAAGACCAGGCCAACATCGACAAGATCATGATCGATCTTGATGGTACCGAAAACAAATCTAACTTCGGCGCTAACGCGATTCTGGCTGTTTCCCTGGCTGCTGCTAAAGCGGCTGCTGCTTCTAAAGGTCTGCCACTGTACGCTCACATCGCAGAACTGAACGGCACCCCAGGCAAATACTCTATGCCACTGCCTATGATGAACATCATCAACGGCGGCGAACACGCTGACAACAACGTTGATATTCAAGAGTTCATGATTCAGCCGGTTGGCGCGAAAACTCTGAAAGAAGCCATCCGTATGGGTTCTGAAGTGTTCCACACTCTGGCTAAAGTTCTGAAATCTAAAGGCATGGGTACTGCTGTTGGTGACGAAGGTGGCTACGCGCCAAACCTGGGTTCTAACGCAGAAGCTCTGTCTGTTATCGCTGAAGCGGTAAAAGCAGCAGGTTACGAGCTGGGTAAAGACATTACTCTGGCGATGGACTGTGCAGCATCAGAATTCTACAAAGACGGTAAATACGTTCTGGCCGGCGAAGGCAACAAAGCTTTCACTTCTGAAGAGTTCACTCACTTCCTGGAAGACCTGACCAAACAATACCCAATCGTTTCTATCGAAGACGGTCTGGACGAATCTGACTGGGATGGTTTCGCATACCAGACTAAAGTTCTGGGCGACAAAATCCAGCTGGTTGGTGACGATCTGTTCGTAACCAACACCAAGATCCTGAAAGAAGGTATCGACAAAGGCATCGTTAACTCCATCCTGATCAAATTCAACCAGATCGGTTCACTGACCGAAACTCTGGCTGCGATCAAAATGGCGAAAGACGCTGGCTACACTGCCGTTATCTCTCACCGTTCTGGCGAAACTGAAGATGCTACCATTGCCGATCTGGCAGTTGGTACCGCTGCAGGCCAGATCAAAACGGGTTCTATGAGCCGTTCTGACCGTGTTGCTAAATACAACCAGCTGATTCGTATCGAAGAAGCGCTGGCTGCACAAGGTACACCTGCACCGTTCAACGGTCTGAAAGAAGTTAAAGGTCAGTAA
- a CDS encoding phosphoadenylyl-sulfate reductase, producing MSLLSLAELNELPKSGQSMALAEINASLEKLSAQERVQWALENMPGEFALSSSFGIQAAVCLHLVTQQKSDIPVILTDTGYLFPETYQFIDTLTEQLNLNLQVFRARQSPAWQEARYGKLWEQGVEGIEQYNQINKVEPMNRALQQLGVQTWFAGLRREQSGSRAHLPVLAVQRGVFKILPIIDWDNRQIFQYLKDNGLSYHPLWDQGYLSVGDTHTTKKWEEGMKEEDTRFFGLKRECGLHE from the coding sequence ATGAGTTTACTCAGTCTGGCTGAATTGAATGAGTTACCGAAATCCGGGCAGTCTATGGCGCTGGCGGAAATTAACGCCAGCCTCGAAAAGCTGTCGGCACAGGAGCGGGTGCAGTGGGCGCTGGAAAATATGCCTGGCGAATTCGCACTGTCCTCCAGTTTCGGCATTCAGGCGGCGGTCTGTCTGCACCTGGTCACTCAGCAGAAATCCGATATTCCGGTGATCCTCACCGACACCGGTTATCTCTTTCCAGAAACCTATCAGTTTATTGATACGTTAACCGAACAGCTGAATCTCAACCTGCAGGTGTTTCGCGCCCGGCAGTCGCCCGCATGGCAGGAAGCGCGTTACGGCAAACTGTGGGAGCAGGGCGTTGAAGGGATCGAACAGTACAATCAGATCAACAAAGTTGAGCCGATGAACCGTGCTCTCCAACAACTCGGCGTGCAGACCTGGTTCGCCGGTCTGCGCCGTGAGCAATCCGGCAGCCGCGCACATTTACCGGTGCTGGCGGTACAACGCGGCGTGTTTAAGATCCTGCCGATCATCGACTGGGATAACCGTCAGATCTTCCAGTATCTCAAAGACAACGGCCTGAGCTACCACCCGCTCTGGGATCAGGGCTATCTTTCCGTCGGCGATACGCACACCACTAAAAAGTGGGAAGAAGGAATGAAAGAAGAGGACACGCGCTTCTTTGGGTTGAAGCGCGAATGCGGCTTACATGAGTGA
- the cysJ gene encoding NADPH-dependent assimilatory sulfite reductase flavoprotein subunit, with product MTTQAPPISLLPLTPEQMARLQSAIGDYSPTQMAWLSGYFWGMVNQQPGAVAAPVAAPAAASITLISASQTGNARRVAEQLRDDLIAAKLNVNLVNAGDYKFKQIGQEKLLLIVASTQGEGEQAEEAVALHKFLQSKKAPQMKDTAFAVFALGDTSYEFFCQAGKDFDTRLGELGAQRLSDRVDADVEYKDVAQEWRKRIVEVLKQRVPADTSGQAVPTLAGSVNQVDSSPYTKELPLTATLAVNQKITGRDSDKDVRHLEIDLGDSGLRYQPGDALGVWFENDPQLVQEVVELLWLKGDETVEVNGKSLSLSEALQHHIELTQNTTPIIEKYAGLCRDEHLTGLLADKTALQQYAQTVPFVDMVRRAPTELDAQQLVDLLRPLTPRLYSIASSQAETESEVHITVGVVRYDIDGRPRTGGASGYLADRLEEDGEVKVFIEHNDNFRLPANPEAPVIMIGPGTGIAPFRAFIQQRDNDGATGKNWLFFGNPHFTDDFLYQVEWQRYVKDGLLTNIDLAWSRDQAEKVYVQDKLREKGAEVWQWLQEGAHVYVCGDANRMAKDVEQALLEIIAENGVMDLETADEYLSELRLDRRYQRDVY from the coding sequence ATGACGACTCAGGCTCCTCCAATTTCACTGCTCCCGCTAACCCCCGAGCAAATGGCCCGCCTTCAATCGGCGATTGGTGATTATTCACCGACTCAGATGGCCTGGCTTTCAGGGTATTTCTGGGGGATGGTTAATCAGCAACCCGGCGCTGTTGCTGCTCCGGTAGCCGCACCGGCTGCGGCGTCCATTACGCTGATTTCCGCCTCCCAAACCGGCAACGCCCGCCGCGTAGCTGAGCAGCTGCGTGATGATCTCATCGCCGCGAAACTGAACGTCAATCTGGTTAACGCCGGAGACTACAAATTCAAACAAATTGGTCAGGAAAAGCTGCTGCTGATCGTGGCTTCGACGCAGGGCGAGGGTGAGCAGGCGGAAGAAGCTGTCGCGCTGCACAAATTCCTGCAATCCAAGAAGGCCCCACAGATGAAAGACACCGCGTTTGCGGTGTTTGCGCTCGGCGATACCTCTTACGAATTCTTCTGTCAGGCCGGTAAGGACTTTGATACCCGCCTTGGCGAGTTGGGTGCACAACGCCTGTCAGACCGTGTGGATGCGGACGTTGAATACAAAGACGTGGCGCAAGAGTGGCGCAAACGTATTGTCGAGGTGCTGAAACAGCGCGTGCCGGCCGATACCTCCGGGCAAGCAGTACCGACGCTGGCGGGCAGTGTGAATCAGGTCGACAGCAGCCCGTATACCAAAGAGTTGCCGCTGACTGCAACGCTTGCGGTAAACCAGAAAATTACTGGCCGCGATTCTGATAAAGACGTGCGTCATCTGGAAATTGATCTTGGCGACTCCGGCCTGCGTTATCAGCCGGGCGATGCGCTGGGCGTCTGGTTTGAAAACGACCCGCAGCTGGTGCAGGAAGTGGTCGAACTGTTGTGGCTCAAAGGTGATGAAACCGTTGAGGTGAATGGCAAGTCGCTGTCGCTTTCCGAGGCATTGCAGCATCACATCGAACTGACACAAAATACCACGCCAATTATTGAAAAATACGCCGGGCTATGCCGGGACGAACATCTCACCGGGCTGCTGGCGGATAAAACCGCGCTCCAGCAGTACGCGCAGACCGTACCGTTCGTTGACATGGTGCGCCGTGCGCCGACCGAACTGGATGCTCAGCAACTGGTGGATTTACTGCGTCCGCTGACGCCGCGCCTCTACTCCATTGCCTCTTCGCAGGCCGAAACAGAATCTGAAGTTCACATCACCGTTGGCGTGGTGCGTTACGACATTGATGGCCGCCCGCGCACTGGCGGAGCATCCGGATATCTGGCGGATCGTCTGGAAGAAGACGGCGAAGTGAAAGTCTTCATTGAGCACAACGATAACTTCCGCCTGCCAGCTAACCCGGAAGCGCCGGTCATTATGATTGGTCCCGGCACCGGCATTGCGCCGTTCCGCGCCTTTATTCAGCAGCGTGATAACGACGGCGCAACCGGTAAAAACTGGCTGTTCTTTGGTAATCCGCACTTTACCGACGATTTCCTCTATCAGGTGGAATGGCAGCGCTACGTGAAAGACGGCCTGCTGACGAATATCGATCTGGCGTGGTCACGCGATCAGGCTGAAAAAGTTTACGTGCAGGACAAACTGCGTGAGAAAGGCGCGGAAGTCTGGCAATGGTTGCAGGAAGGTGCGCATGTGTATGTTTGCGGCGACGCCAACCGTATGGCGAAAGACGTAGAGCAGGCGTTACTGGAAATCATCGCCGAAAATGGTGTGATGGATCTGGAAACGGCCGACGAATATTTAAGTGAATTACGTCTGGATCGCCGCTATCAGCGTGACGTTTATTAA
- a CDS encoding putative N-acetylmannosamine-6-phosphate 2-epimerase — protein sequence MNQSMLMTIKGKLVVSCQALDDEPLHSDFIMSRMALAAMQGGAAGIRANSVADVKAIRATVPLPVIGIIKRDYPASDVYITATLKEVRELMAVAPDMIALDATAHQRPGELQLTELVQRIREEFPALLLMADIATLEEAQNAQTLGFDCIGTTLHGYTEETQGCKLWHDDFAFLRQVLAHCDTPVIAEGNVDTPEMAARCLTLGAHSVVVGGAITRPQQITQRFTDAIHSAG from the coding sequence ATGAATCAGTCAATGTTAATGACAATCAAGGGGAAACTGGTGGTGTCCTGTCAGGCGCTGGATGACGAGCCACTGCACAGCGATTTTATTATGAGTCGCATGGCTCTCGCCGCGATGCAGGGTGGGGCGGCAGGCATCCGTGCCAACAGCGTCGCGGATGTGAAAGCCATTCGCGCCACCGTGCCTTTACCGGTTATCGGGATCATCAAGCGTGATTATCCCGCAAGCGACGTGTACATCACGGCAACTCTGAAGGAAGTGCGCGAACTGATGGCCGTGGCGCCGGATATGATTGCGCTCGATGCCACTGCCCATCAGCGCCCCGGCGAGTTACAGCTCACCGAGCTGGTACAACGCATTCGTGAAGAGTTCCCGGCTTTGTTGCTAATGGCAGACATCGCGACCTTAGAGGAAGCGCAGAACGCGCAGACGTTAGGGTTTGATTGTATCGGCACGACGCTGCACGGCTATACTGAGGAAACGCAGGGCTGCAAACTCTGGCATGACGACTTCGCCTTCCTGCGACAGGTGCTGGCGCACTGCGATACGCCAGTCATTGCCGAGGGAAACGTGGACACACCTGAAATGGCGGCGCGATGTTTAACGCTTGGGGCGCATTCTGTCGTGGTCGGTGGTGCCATCACCCGACCGCAGCAGATCACGCAACGTTTTACCGATGCCATTCACTCTGCGGGCTGA
- the cysI gene encoding assimilatory sulfite reductase (NADPH) hemoprotein subunit, producing the protein MSNKLWSEQNPGPGPLIVDAPLADAERLKKESNFLRGTIAEDLKDGLTGGFNGDNFLLIRFHGMYQQDDRDIRAERAEQKLEPRHAMMLRCRLPGGVMTPAQWLGIDKFADDSTIYGSIRITNRQTFQFHGILKPNVKPVHQLLNKLGLDALATANDVNRNVLCTSNPVESELHREAYEWAKKLSEHLLPRTRAYAEVWLDQEKVETTDEEPILGATYLPRKFKTTVVIPPQNDVDLHANDLNFVAIADNGKLIGFNVLVGGGLSIAHGDKATYARTASELGFIPLENTLAVAEAVVTTQRDWGNRTNRKNAKTKYTLERVGVPVFKAEVEKRAGIQFAEVRPYEFTGRGDRIGWVKGIDNQWHLTLFIENGRILDYPGKPLKTGLAEIAKIHKGDFRLTANQNLIVAGVAEKDKDAIETLARNHGLIDDGITEQRKNSMACVSYPTCPLAMAEAERFLPEFVTKVEGIMHSHGVGDEHIVLRVTGCPNGCGRALLAEIGLVGKAMNRYNLHLGGNRAGTRIPRMYRENISDTEILGIIDELVGRWAKERETNEGFGDFVIRAGIIRPVLDPARDFYD; encoded by the coding sequence ATGAGCAATAAATTGTGGAGCGAACAGAATCCCGGCCCTGGCCCTTTGATCGTCGATGCCCCGCTGGCCGACGCTGAGCGTCTGAAAAAGGAGAGCAATTTCCTGCGCGGGACGATTGCCGAAGATTTAAAAGATGGCCTGACCGGCGGGTTCAACGGTGACAACTTCCTGTTGATCCGTTTCCACGGTATGTATCAGCAGGATGACCGTGACATTCGCGCCGAACGCGCCGAGCAAAAGCTCGAACCGCGCCACGCCATGATGCTGCGCTGCCGCTTGCCGGGCGGTGTGATGACGCCCGCCCAATGGCTGGGTATCGACAAATTTGCTGATGACAGCACGATCTACGGCAGTATCCGAATTACCAACCGTCAGACATTCCAGTTCCACGGCATTCTGAAACCGAACGTTAAACCGGTGCATCAGTTGCTCAATAAACTGGGGCTGGACGCGCTGGCAACCGCCAATGACGTGAACCGTAATGTCTTGTGTACGTCGAATCCCGTAGAGTCTGAGCTGCATCGTGAGGCCTACGAATGGGCGAAAAAACTCTCCGAGCATCTGCTGCCGCGCACCCGTGCCTACGCCGAGGTGTGGCTGGATCAGGAAAAAGTCGAAACTACCGACGAAGAACCGATTCTGGGCGCCACCTATCTGCCGCGTAAATTCAAAACTACTGTAGTTATCCCACCGCAAAACGACGTGGATCTTCACGCTAACGATCTGAACTTTGTCGCTATCGCTGATAACGGCAAGTTGATCGGCTTCAATGTGCTGGTCGGCGGTGGTTTGTCTATCGCGCACGGTGACAAAGCCACTTATGCCCGCACCGCGAGCGAACTGGGTTTTATTCCGCTGGAAAATACCCTGGCTGTGGCCGAAGCCGTAGTTACCACGCAGCGCGACTGGGGCAACCGTACCAACCGTAAAAATGCCAAAACCAAATATACGCTTGAGCGCGTCGGTGTGCCGGTCTTTAAAGCCGAAGTCGAAAAGCGTGCGGGCATCCAGTTTGCGGAAGTTCGCCCTTATGAATTCACCGGCCGCGGCGACCGCATCGGCTGGGTTAAAGGCATCGACAATCAATGGCACCTGACACTGTTTATCGAAAATGGCCGTATTTTGGATTATCCGGGTAAGCCGCTGAAAACCGGTCTGGCAGAAATTGCTAAGATCCATAAAGGGGATTTCAGGCTTACTGCGAATCAGAATTTGATTGTCGCAGGCGTCGCGGAGAAAGATAAAGACGCGATCGAAACGCTGGCGCGTAATCACGGTTTGATCGACGACGGGATCACCGAGCAGCGTAAAAACTCGATGGCCTGTGTGTCCTATCCGACCTGTCCGCTGGCGATGGCCGAAGCTGAACGTTTCCTGCCGGAGTTTGTGACCAAAGTTGAAGGTATTATGCACAGCCATGGCGTAGGCGATGAGCATATCGTTCTGCGCGTGACCGGTTGCCCGAACGGTTGCGGACGGGCGCTGCTGGCGGAAATCGGTTTAGTCGGCAAAGCGATGAATCGCTATAACCTGCATCTTGGCGGCAACCGTGCCGGAACGCGTATTCCTCGCATGTACCGAGAGAATATTTCAGATACAGAAATCCTCGGCATTATCGACGAACTGGTCGGCCGCTGGGCAAAAGAGCGCGAAACGAATGAAGGCTTCGGCGACTTCGTGATCCGCGCAGGCATCATCAGGCCGGTGCTTGATCCGGCACGTGATTTTTACGATTAA
- a CDS encoding SIS domain-containing protein, with translation MSQTKETGTLLLRMRQGLENYSPTLHKLGSFVLEQPQRVLYLTITELARESDTSEASVTRLCRQLGCKGFTEFKMGLALETRQNPAQQSSEGNDDVQTLIEESITALRDTGKLLDRQVLADAALHIHHARSVQVYGVAASAIVADYLGYKLLRLGKASQCFADMHRAAMNAVSLDRRDIVVVISSSGSTKDVLHAADLAKRQGTTVIGISNTLRSPLSSLADILLVAAKPEGPLTAGLLTSKVGGMLLVELLINQLLTLSDDYLQASEHSASATLSLLL, from the coding sequence GTGAGTCAGACCAAGGAAACAGGCACGCTATTACTGCGAATGCGTCAGGGGCTGGAGAATTACAGCCCGACGCTGCATAAGCTGGGCAGTTTTGTGCTGGAACAACCGCAGCGCGTGCTTTACCTGACCATTACTGAACTGGCGCGTGAAAGTGACACCAGCGAAGCCAGCGTCACGCGGCTATGCCGTCAACTGGGGTGCAAGGGATTTACCGAGTTCAAAATGGGCCTCGCGCTTGAGACGCGTCAGAACCCGGCCCAGCAGTCCAGTGAAGGAAATGATGACGTCCAGACGTTGATCGAAGAGAGCATTACCGCCCTGCGTGATACCGGAAAACTGCTCGACCGGCAGGTGCTGGCAGACGCAGCATTACACATTCACCATGCGCGTTCTGTGCAGGTTTATGGTGTGGCCGCCAGCGCCATTGTGGCCGATTACCTGGGCTATAAGCTATTGCGTCTGGGCAAAGCATCGCAATGTTTCGCCGATATGCACCGGGCGGCCATGAATGCAGTGAGTCTGGACAGGCGGGATATTGTGGTAGTGATTTCCAGCTCAGGTTCCACCAAAGATGTACTGCATGCCGCAGACCTGGCAAAACGTCAGGGCACCACGGTCATCGGCATCAGCAATACACTGCGCAGCCCGCTCTCGTCGCTGGCTGATATTTTATTGGTAGCGGCCAAACCAGAAGGGCCGCTGACGGCGGGATTACTGACCTCAAAGGTTGGCGGCATGTTACTGGTGGAATTACTGATCAATCAGCTCTTAACGCTCTCCGATGATTACCTGCAGGCCAGCGAACACAGTGCGAGCGCCACGCTTTCACTGTTGCTGTAA
- a CDS encoding PTS glucose transporter subunit IIB, whose product MSIFNGSGGGAWFERAQKFGKSFMLPIAILPAAGLLLGIGGALSNPNTLAAYPFLNIPALQAIFTVMASAGSIVFANLAVLFAVGVAVGLARSDKGTAGLSALLGYLVMNATINAILILKGQLATTNLSAAGQGMALGIQTLETGVFGGVVIGLVTWWLHNRYNKIELPQFLGFFGGSRFVPIISSVAAIVVGAVMFFIWPHFQKVIFGMGGLVDATGYLGTFIYGFVLRMLGPFGLHHIFYLPFWTTALGGSEVVNGHLVEGTQRIFFAQLADPNTKQFYIGTSRFMSGRFITMMFGLVGACLAMYHTARPENKKRVAGLLLSAALTSFLTGITEPIEFSFLFVAPMLYVLHAVFDGLAFMIAHILQITIGQTFSGGFIDFILFGVLQGESKTHWMYVPLVGVPWFALYYFSFRYLIRRFNLKTPGRDEGEIQQENVVTDRAGMIIDALGGAANIAELDCCATRLRISVRQAANVDESKLKSSGARAVLIRGNGIQVIYGPHVTIIKNEIEEMLGV is encoded by the coding sequence ATGTCGATATTCAATGGTTCAGGGGGCGGGGCGTGGTTTGAAAGAGCCCAAAAGTTCGGTAAGTCTTTCATGTTGCCTATCGCGATTTTGCCCGCAGCCGGGTTGCTTTTGGGGATCGGCGGGGCGCTTTCCAACCCAAACACCTTAGCGGCGTATCCATTTCTGAATATCCCGGCCTTGCAGGCGATTTTCACCGTCATGGCCAGTGCCGGCTCGATCGTCTTCGCTAATCTGGCGGTGCTGTTTGCCGTTGGTGTCGCAGTGGGACTGGCACGCAGTGATAAAGGAACCGCAGGATTATCCGCATTGCTGGGTTATCTGGTGATGAATGCGACCATCAACGCCATTTTGATCCTCAAAGGTCAGCTCGCCACGACCAATCTCAGTGCCGCAGGGCAGGGAATGGCACTCGGCATCCAGACGCTGGAAACCGGCGTGTTTGGTGGCGTGGTCATCGGGCTGGTGACGTGGTGGCTGCATAATCGGTATAACAAAATCGAGTTGCCACAATTTCTCGGCTTTTTCGGTGGTTCACGTTTTGTGCCGATTATTTCTTCCGTTGCGGCCATAGTCGTCGGGGCGGTGATGTTCTTCATCTGGCCACATTTCCAAAAAGTGATTTTTGGAATGGGCGGGCTGGTGGATGCGACCGGATACCTCGGCACCTTCATTTACGGCTTTGTGCTGCGCATGCTCGGCCCGTTCGGTCTGCATCATATTTTCTATCTGCCTTTCTGGACTACCGCACTCGGTGGCAGTGAAGTGGTGAATGGACATCTGGTGGAAGGCACGCAGCGGATCTTCTTCGCACAGCTGGCCGACCCGAATACGAAGCAGTTTTATATCGGCACCTCACGGTTTATGTCGGGGCGCTTCATTACCATGATGTTTGGTCTGGTGGGCGCGTGTCTGGCGATGTATCACACGGCGCGGCCTGAGAATAAAAAGCGCGTCGCAGGGCTTCTGCTCTCGGCGGCACTGACCTCCTTCCTGACCGGGATCACCGAACCGATTGAGTTCTCGTTCCTGTTTGTCGCGCCGATGCTATATGTCCTGCACGCCGTTTTCGACGGTCTGGCTTTCATGATCGCCCATATTTTGCAGATCACTATCGGGCAGACTTTCTCCGGCGGTTTTATTGATTTCATCCTGTTCGGCGTTTTACAGGGCGAAAGCAAAACTCACTGGATGTACGTTCCGCTGGTCGGCGTACCGTGGTTCGCACTCTATTACTTTTCTTTCCGCTATCTGATCAGGCGCTTCAACCTGAAAACGCCGGGGCGTGATGAGGGTGAAATTCAGCAGGAAAACGTCGTGACCGATCGCGCAGGAATGATCATCGACGCGCTGGGCGGTGCCGCCAATATCGCGGAGCTGGATTGCTGCGCCACGCGTCTGAGGATCAGCGTCCGTCAGGCGGCTAATGTGGATGAAAGCAAGCTGAAGTCCAGCGGAGCAAGGGCCGTCCTTATCCGCGGGAACGGAATTCAGGTCATTTACGGGCCGCACGTCACGATCATTAAAAATGAAATTGAGGAGATGTTGGGAGTATGA